A stretch of Aedes aegypti strain LVP_AGWG chromosome 2, AaegL5.0 Primary Assembly, whole genome shotgun sequence DNA encodes these proteins:
- the LOC110676103 gene encoding uncharacterized protein LOC110676103, translated as MDLHSEQKWKTFLKSGNFRRKVSKYRSLIPETKLQNKIQSAEPSRLGRNLKKQKSWEQPRALLSSNSDKTNEWKESERNGLQESMEIFWSGLEHLPESKSESIFGCKHQENKKSDENDPGNPVDVSEPTLEQLLEAVNQNDVFQTTSAVQGCKQDLGTFLRDWSIKHKITHQALKPLLEKLVEYHRQLPVDPRRLLRTPRYKPVVKVIDGGSYWHHSIEHCLRLHYANVTASCTISININVDGLPLFKNGTAQVWPILFNVFERPEIPPMIAGIFHGNSKPKRVEQYLTPFVEEILPLMENGLIINHHKLTINIRSIICDAPARAFVKGVTNFNAIHGCLKCCTIGEYSKELRTTVFPQTVAECRTDRGFRDRLYGKHHQEYVQRRDGKLTRTPIETPFLKLPIDMIEEFIVSDSLHLLHLGVMKKLLMTYRDGHCNVSKWSKGTVQEISKALDLIKLPMEIHRSVRGMDYVNHWKASEFGSFLNYIGIVVLKQFLNEEHYKNFARLFCATTICSTNYYRSYIPVAKILFKEFIATFDTHFGSVTSNIHNLVHVAEEVERKGPLSSISTYPFENHLYQIKKQVRSGRHPLSQIINRMTERDKHNIINSSAIETYPSLKEPSKIHDLKFLTIKLNPNCTLRANFADKWFLTKKYKIVAMDFADSVGIHGREMISPQSNLFEDPLTSNSFHVYVTNTTLDFTNSKQYLLSSILCKLVVVVTGNITAFVPLVHTLPTESSEQL; from the exons ATGGATTTGCATTCAGAACAAAAatggaaaacttttttaaaaagtggaaattttcgaagaaaagtgTCGAAATATCGTTCTTTAATACCTGAAACAAAGCTCCAAAACAAAATCCAATCTGCTGAACCAAGTAGGCTTGGAAGAAACTTAAAAAAGCAGAAGTCCTGGGAGCAACCACGAGCGTTGCTGAGCTCAAACTCAGATAAAACGAACGAGTGGAAGGAGTCCGAAAGAAATGGTCTTCAAGAATCCATGGAAATATTCTGGTCTGGCTTGGAGCATTTGCCGGAGTCAAAGTCGGAGTCCATCTTTGGTTGCAAacaccaagaaaacaaaaaatctgacGAAAATGACCCTGGGAACCCCGTTGATGTTTCCGAGCCCACTCTAGAGCAGTTGCTTGAGGCAGTGAATCAAAATGACGTGTTTCAGACCACCTCAGCAGTCCAAGGTTGCAAACAAGATCTTGGAACATTCTTGAGAGACTGGAGCATAAAGCATAAGATTACACATCAAGCGTTGAAGCCATTACTAGAAAAGCTGGTCGAATATCACCGTCAATTACCCGTAGATCCTAGACGACTCCTGAGAACACCTCGTTATAAGCCTGTAGTCAAGGTTATTGACGGTGGATCTTATTGGCACCACAGCATAG AACATTGCTTACGTTTACACTATGCGAATGTAACAGCATCATGTACAATATCAATCAATATTAACGTAGATGGGCTCCCGTTGTTTAAAAATGGGACTGCCCAAGTGTGGCCGATCCTATTCAACGTGTTCGAAAGGCCCGAAATACCGCCGATGATTGCAGGAATATTTCACGGGAACAGCAAACCCAAAAGGGTTGAACAATATCTGACACCATTTGTCGAAGAGATTTTACCATTGATGGAAAACGGATTGATTATAAATCATCACAAGCTAACGATAAATATCAGATCTATCATCTGCGATGCACCAGCTAGAGCATTTGTAAAAG GTGTAACCAATTTTAACGCAATCCACGGATGCCTCAAGTGTTGCACAATTGGTGAATACTCCAAGGAATTACGGACAACGGTTTTCCCTCAGACAGTAGCCGAGTGTAGGACAGATCGTGGTTTTCGTGATAGGCTCTATGGAAAGCACCACCAGGAATACGTACAACGTCGAGATGGAAAACTCACCAGGACTCCGATTGAAACGCCTTTTTTGAAATTACCTATCGATATGATCGAAGAATTTATCGTGTCTGATTCACTTCACCTTCTTCATCTTGGAGTCATGAAGAAGCTTCTTATGACTTACCGAGATGGTCATTGTAATGTTTCCAAGTGGTCTAAAGGAACCGTACAGGAAATATCGAAAGCTTTAGATCTGATCAAGCTGCCCATGGAAATCCATCGCTCAGTTCGAGGGATGGATTATGTTAACCATTGGAAAGCATCAGAGTTCGGTTCATTCCTAAATTATATTGGTATTGTTGTTCTAAAGCAGTTTTTGAATGAAGAGCACTACAAAAACTTTGCTAGACTTTTTTGTGCTACTACAATATGCTCAACAAACTATTACCGAAGCTATATACCGGTTGCTAAAATATTATTCAAAGAATTCATTGCTACATTTGACACACATTTCGGATCAGTAACAAGCAATATCCATAATTTGGTTCACGTGGCAGAAGAAGTTGAGAGAAAAGGCCCACTATCATCTATCTCTACATATCCATTTGAGAACCATTTGTaccaaattaaaaaacaagttaGATCAGGCAGGCATCCATTATCTCAAATAATCAATAGAATGACGGAAAGGGATAAGCATAATATCATTAACTCTTCCGCTATAGAGACTTATCCATCGCTCAAAGAGCCTTCAAAAATCCATGATTTGAAGTTTCTTACAATCAAGCTTAACCCGAATTGTACATTGAGGGCCAACTTTGCTGATAAGTGGTTTTTAACTAAGAAGTACAAAATAGTCGCTATGGATTTTGCTGACTCCGTAGGCATACATGGTCGAGAAATGATCAGCCCACAATCGAATCTGTTCGAAGATCCTTTAACATCCAATAGCTTTCACGTATATGTTACTAACACAACTCTTGATTTTACAAATTCTAAACAGTATTTGCTAAGCAGTATCTTATGCAAACTTGTTGTAGTAGTTACTGGTAACATCACTGCATTTGTACCATTGGTCCATACACTTCCAACAGAAAGTAGCGAACAATTGTAA